The following are encoded in a window of Corvus moneduloides isolate bCorMon1 chromosome 26, bCorMon1.pri, whole genome shotgun sequence genomic DNA:
- the LOC116455799 gene encoding multiple epidermal growth factor-like domains protein 6 gives MVTSPAILCLFAWLLPPAAGHLWAWMFSLPPHSPDAAALSRSPGTDLEEGGAHGEVRSRPVPVAAGPAGGAVAPGGAGRSSGAIGQRAVLIGRYASDAEVRAVSPPPQVTPCSPATPCAHGHFCDEHFGLCLPTRPAGQFCRHDPHCTSGLVCMFGKCQQPVPPGQDGARCQRDEECGAGGCCARQHGERVCQRRLALAQSCHVPPGGLAFSINQVCPCQPGLVCRPSAPAREKAFEYRPEKSDWRCRQP, from the exons ATGGTGACATCCCCGGCCATCCTCTGCCTCTTCGCCTGGCTCCTGCCCCCCGCCGCCGGGCACCTCTGGGCATGGATGTTCTCCCTGCCTCCGCACTCGCCCGATGCGGCCGCCCTGAGCAGGAGCCCCGGGACCGACCTGGAGGAG GGGGGGGCACACGGCGAGGTCCGTTCGCGGCCGGTGCcggtggcggcggggccggcagggggcgcggTGGCGCCGGGCGGCGCCGGGCGCTCCAGTGGCGCAATCGGTCAGCGCGCGGTACTTATAGGGCGGTACGCGAGCGATGCCGAGGTT CGtgctgtgtcccctcctccACAGGTGACCCCGTGCAGCCCGGCCACCCCCTGCGCCCACGGGCACTTCTGTGACGAGCACTTCGGGCTGTGCCTGCCCACGCGGCCCGCGGGGCAGTTCTGCCGCCACGACCCGCACTGCACCTCCGGCCTCGTCTGCATGTTCGGCAAGTGCCAGCAGCCCGTGCCCCCCGGGCAGGACG GAGCGCGGTGCCAGCGGGACGAGGAGTGCGGGGCCGGCGGCTGCTGCGCTCGGCAGCACGGGGAGCGCGTGTGCCAGCGGCGCCTGGCGCTGGCCCAGAGCTGCCACGTCCCCCCCGGGGGACTCGCCTTCAGCATCAACCAGGTGTGCCCCTGCCAGCCCGGGCTGGTCTGCCGGCCCTCCGCGCCCGCCAGAGA GAAGGCGTTCGAGTACCGGCCGGAGAAGAGCGACTGGAGGTGCCGGCAGCCCTGA
- the PLXDC1 gene encoding plexin domain-containing protein 1 isoform X1: MRWGGLLLLCLLRGALGAGRPPGSEGRRARDTSEGTRISQDLVGGSLAIDTLPANETRIVEDNHSYYVSRIYGPGDARRRGLWVDMAAANRSQVKIHGILSNTHRQASRIVLSFDFPFYGHLLRQVTIATGGFIFMGDVIHRMLTATQYIAPLMANFNPSYSRNSTVQYLDNGTVFVVQWDKVYLQGKEDMGSFTFQAALHSSGRIVFGYKEIPVPVLQISASQHPVKAGLSDAFMVLNPSPDVPESRRRTIYEYHRVELDTSRISSRSAVEFTPLPTCLQHQSCEMCVTSELTFNCSWCHVLQRCSSGFDRYREEWLSYGCGQPDEKTCEDLAEGGRYSAPPDSSASPQAQDGTSPTASLFIDSLTTEGGCPADDTKLNQFAGGEGVGSSSLPSQSSGAPMPTGTIVGIVVAVLLLAGIILAGIYISGHPTSTAALFFIERRPHRWPAMKFRNRSNHASYAEVEAASQEKEGFVEAEQC; encoded by the exons ATGCGCTGGGGGggcctcctcctgctctgcctgctccgCGGGGCGCTGGGCGCAG GACGCCCCCCCGGGAGCGAGGGACGGAGGGCTCGGGACACGTCCGAGGGCACCCGCATCAGCCAGGACCTGGTGGGCGGCAGCCTGGCCATCGACACCCTGCCGGCCAACGAGACCCGCATCGTG gaggacaACCACAGCTACTACGTGTCGCGGATCTACGGCCCGGGGGACGCGCGGCGCCGGGGGCTCTGGGTGGACATGGCAGCGGCCAACAGGAGCCAAGTGAAGATCCACGGGATCCTCTCCAACACGCACCGGCAGGCCTCG AGGATCGTCCTCTCCTTTGACTTCCCCTTCTATGGCCACCTCCTGCGGCAGGTCACCATCGCGACGGGCG GTTTTATCTTCATGGGGGACGTCATCCACCGCATGCTCACGGCCACTCAATACATCGCTCCCCTCATGGCCAACTTCAACCCCAGCTACTCCCGCAACTCCACTGTCCAGTACCTGGACAATG GGACGGTGTTTGTGGTGCAGTGGGACAAGGTTTATCTCCAGGGCAAGGAGGACATGGGCAGCTTCACCTTCCAGGCCGCCCTGCACAGCAGCGGGAGGATCGTCTTCGGCTACAAGGAG ATCCCGGTGCCGGTCCTGCAGATCAGCGCCAGCCAGCACCCCGTGAAGGCCGGGCTCTCCGACGCCTTCATGGTCCTCAACCCTTCTCCCGATGTGCCTG AGTCGCGGCGCCGGACCATCTACGAGTACCACCGCGTGGAGCTGGACACCAGCAGGATCAGCAGCCGCTCCGCCGTGGAGTTCACCCCGCTGCCCA CCTGTCTCCAGCACCAGAGCTGTGAAATGTGTGTGACCTCGGAGCTGACCTTCAACTGTAGCTGGTGCCACGTCCTGCAGAG GTGCTCCAGCGGCTTCGACCGGTACCGGGAGGAGTGGTTGTCCTACGGCTGCGGCCAG CCGGATGAAAAGACCTGCGAGGATTTAGCGGAAGGCGGCCGCTACTCGGCACCCCCGGACAGCTCGGCGTCACCGCAGGCCCAGGACGGCACCTCCCCGACGGCCTCGCTCTTCATCGACAGCCTCACCACCGAGGGTGGGTGCCCAGCAG acGACACGAAGCTCAACCAGTTTGCGGGAGGAGAGG gtgtgggaagcagcagcctccCTTCGCAGAGCTCCGGAGCCCCGATGCCCACGGGCACCATCGTGGGCATCGTCGTGGCCGTGCTGCTCCTGGCCGGGATCATCCTGGCCGGAATTTACATCAGCGGCCACCCCACGTCCACCGCCGCCCTCTTCTTCATCGAG
- the PLXDC1 gene encoding plexin domain-containing protein 1 isoform X2 has product MRWGGLLLLCLLRGALGAGRPPGSEGRRARDTSEGTRISQDLVGGSLAIDTLPANETRIVEDNHSYYVSRIYGPGDARRRGLWVDMAAANRSQVKIHGILSNTHRQASRIVLSFDFPFYGHLLRQVTIATGGFIFMGDVIHRMLTATQYIAPLMANFNPSYSRNSTVQYLDNGTVFVVQWDKVYLQGKEDMGSFTFQAALHSSGRIVFGYKEIPVPVLQISASQHPVKAGLSDAFMVLNPSPDVPESRRRTIYEYHRVELDTSRISSRSAVEFTPLPTCLQHQSCEMCVTSELTFNCSWCHVLQRCSSGFDRYREEWLSYGCGQPDEKTCEDLAEGGRYSAPPDSSASPQAQDGTSPTASLFIDSLTTEDDTKLNQFAGGEGVGSSSLPSQSSGAPMPTGTIVGIVVAVLLLAGIILAGIYISGHPTSTAALFFIERRPHRWPAMKFRNRSNHASYAEVEAASQEKEGFVEAEQC; this is encoded by the exons ATGCGCTGGGGGggcctcctcctgctctgcctgctccgCGGGGCGCTGGGCGCAG GACGCCCCCCCGGGAGCGAGGGACGGAGGGCTCGGGACACGTCCGAGGGCACCCGCATCAGCCAGGACCTGGTGGGCGGCAGCCTGGCCATCGACACCCTGCCGGCCAACGAGACCCGCATCGTG gaggacaACCACAGCTACTACGTGTCGCGGATCTACGGCCCGGGGGACGCGCGGCGCCGGGGGCTCTGGGTGGACATGGCAGCGGCCAACAGGAGCCAAGTGAAGATCCACGGGATCCTCTCCAACACGCACCGGCAGGCCTCG AGGATCGTCCTCTCCTTTGACTTCCCCTTCTATGGCCACCTCCTGCGGCAGGTCACCATCGCGACGGGCG GTTTTATCTTCATGGGGGACGTCATCCACCGCATGCTCACGGCCACTCAATACATCGCTCCCCTCATGGCCAACTTCAACCCCAGCTACTCCCGCAACTCCACTGTCCAGTACCTGGACAATG GGACGGTGTTTGTGGTGCAGTGGGACAAGGTTTATCTCCAGGGCAAGGAGGACATGGGCAGCTTCACCTTCCAGGCCGCCCTGCACAGCAGCGGGAGGATCGTCTTCGGCTACAAGGAG ATCCCGGTGCCGGTCCTGCAGATCAGCGCCAGCCAGCACCCCGTGAAGGCCGGGCTCTCCGACGCCTTCATGGTCCTCAACCCTTCTCCCGATGTGCCTG AGTCGCGGCGCCGGACCATCTACGAGTACCACCGCGTGGAGCTGGACACCAGCAGGATCAGCAGCCGCTCCGCCGTGGAGTTCACCCCGCTGCCCA CCTGTCTCCAGCACCAGAGCTGTGAAATGTGTGTGACCTCGGAGCTGACCTTCAACTGTAGCTGGTGCCACGTCCTGCAGAG GTGCTCCAGCGGCTTCGACCGGTACCGGGAGGAGTGGTTGTCCTACGGCTGCGGCCAG CCGGATGAAAAGACCTGCGAGGATTTAGCGGAAGGCGGCCGCTACTCGGCACCCCCGGACAGCTCGGCGTCACCGCAGGCCCAGGACGGCACCTCCCCGACGGCCTCGCTCTTCATCGACAGCCTCACCACCGAGG acGACACGAAGCTCAACCAGTTTGCGGGAGGAGAGG gtgtgggaagcagcagcctccCTTCGCAGAGCTCCGGAGCCCCGATGCCCACGGGCACCATCGTGGGCATCGTCGTGGCCGTGCTGCTCCTGGCCGGGATCATCCTGGCCGGAATTTACATCAGCGGCCACCCCACGTCCACCGCCGCCCTCTTCTTCATCGAG